The DNA region ttatctagATTTACCATcgacatcacttttttatttaccaacaATTACTTACCACGACAGTAATTTATAAAATCCCTGGTAAGAAAGTTGGTATATTTGGCATTACTCTAAACTTGGGATGACACCTAATCACGACGTGTAAGACCACCTGCCGCCAAAGCGTGTGGGTTTGAGTTCGCCAAACTCCCACGAAACACAgctgttacaacttacaacatcAACTACCATCCACCTCAAAACTGAAAATTCTCTCATATTCTATGCAGTACAAAATACGTTGAGTCTGTTTCCTATTTCGTCTTCTTTGCAGTACGTACTGTCTCACTCTTCTGTGTACTACAAACATACAATGAACCAATCTAATCAATGCCAACTAGACCTCGGTCCCTCCTTTGACTTCTTGATAATCACAAACTCACAAGACCCAAGTCACAAATTCATatatcacaaacacaaaactcCAAAAATTCTCACAATATATCTCATTGTTTGCAAGTTTGCAACACAACCACATACAACACAAAACAATGTATCGTTCCCTCTCCTTCTGCTGCTTCTTTTTCCTCTTGCTCATCCTCTCTGCCTCGGCTCACAGTGGCCACGATGACGGCGACGGTGATAGCAGTGAAAAAGGCAGCGTTGACCTTCGGGCAAAGCCATTGGTACTAGTGAAAATATGGTGCTTGGTTATCATATTTGTGGGCACTTTTGTTGGTGGTGTTTCACCTTACTTCTTTAAATGGAACGAGGGGTTCTTGGTTTTGGGGACACAGTTTGCTGGGGGTGTGTTTTTGGGTACGGCTATGATGCACTTTTTGAGTGATGCAAATGAAACTTTCAAGGACTTGACTACCAAAACGTACCCTTTTGCGTTCATGCTGGCTTGTGCTGGATACTTGTTGACCATGGTTGCTGATTGTGTGATCTCCTATGTGTTTAGAAGCGACGAAAAGACTGGTGATCTCGAGCTTCAAGGTAAGCCAattcaatcttcttcttcttcttcttcttttttatatgtatatatttttttatttggggtcTTAGCATAATGTCAATTAATGTTGATGAATGAGATGTTAATCCTAAAGGTTGGTATAATGGTCTTGATTAATTGATGGGATGGAAAAAGtgatagaatttatttatttccccTCTCGGCTTTTCCCCTGAAAAGTACAcacagagagggagagagagtgaagaaaGTAATTTCCAGGGGAACAAGCGCAAAAAGGggtgttttggttttgtttaacTAACATGTGGGTTTTTTATGAAACTGTTCGGTTTGGTTGTTTTGGAAGATGTGAAActggttgttttattttgaaaggTTGACTGTAATGAATTAGCACATGAAAAGTTAGAATTAAGATGGAAAAGGTTGATAATTTTATCAAGTATTTGCTAGCTTGGATAAATCCATAGTGAACAATTAGGCTTTTCGGATTTATTATTTAGATATGAAGGCAACGTTTGTAAGAAACAGTGTTGTTTGCAACCTTGGGTTGGATTCTGTGGTGATTTTCTATTGGGGTGCAAAAGGAGTTAGGATGATTGAACTTTTGATATAAATAAGTTGAGCATACAAGAAGCGAATAAAACTCTAGACAAAAAGTCTCACAAGAAGCAAATCAAGCTAGAGAAATCAAATAAATGTGAATCTCCTCCGCTGACTCCAAAAAAAGGATGAGAATGTGTAATGGCTGTTACCTGTTTGATTGATAACTTTATTCGATTTTTCCTTCATTTCAGGTGGTTTTGAGCAAGGATACAGCACAAAAAATGGTGTGACTTCACAATCACAGAATCAGGTGAGATACGTGCTCATTCATGTCATGTTAGCATTAGACAAGCAAGCTCCCCCTTGGTTTTAGTATTTGGTGTATAACTTGTTAATGATTCTATGACTGAATCAGTATTTGCTTGTATGCCTTAATAGGTGCACCACTTCCTGGCTCCTGCGGGTTCGGTTGGGGATAGCATTTTGTTGATTGTTGCCTTGTGTTTCCATTCTGTTTTTGAGGGCATTGCAATTGGAGTTGCAGAAACAAAAGATGATGCCTGGAAAGCTTTATGGACAATTTCTTTGCACAAGATATTTGCAGCCATTGCCATGGGCATTGCTCTCCTTCGTATGATTCCAAACCGTCCCCTCTTATCATGTGCAGCCTATGCTTTTGCATTTGCCAtttcaagtccaattggggTGGCCATTGGAATCATAATAGATGCCACAAGTCAGGGTGCTGTGGCAGATTGGATCTTTGCCATATCAATGGGTATTGCATGTGGAGTGTTCATCTATGTATCCATAAATCATCTACTAGCAAAGGGTTACAGACCCCAGAAGACTGTCACGGTTGACACACCCCATCACAAGTTTTTGGCAGTGTTGTTAGGCATTGGGGTAATTGCTGTCGTGATGATTTGGGACACttgagaattgaaatttttagatttaCCATTAGTTAGTCCTGTTTTTCTGTTTTGCCAATGATCCTTGGGAAAGATTTCCAATTGAAACAGAACATTCCACTGCATTTTGTACTTGGAATCTTGCTTATATATATGGAATGGACatatttattacttattagaaACTAATACAGAGATAGATTGAGTGCCAATCCTTTTCTTCATTATCTTGTTAAGAAGTCATTCTGAGGAATGAACCAAGCAAAAATCAGAGTatatatgtttttcttctttattttcccttaaaaaatgttaaaaagtgtTGGCAATGGCATTCATAGTGGCCACTTTCTAGCAAGTCACATAGATTCGGTCTCTGATCGCTGAGTGAATATTGTAATTTGTAAGCAATTCCTTTTGGTGTGTATAAGCTCATTCCATGGCCGAGGTCTTTCATCAAATAGTAAATGATGAGACTCAACCAAAACAATTCAACGTCTCAAGCCAGGAAGGAGTAGTGTGTGTCGGAATTGTCATCTCAAGTACACAAGCAAGAATTGGCATCTCATTGTTAAAAGATTTTGAACTGACATGGCAATAAATGTGGTTTAAAGTTGACATCCTCTGTTGTGTTTTAAAGTTGACACTTAGATAAAGAGTAATATatggtaaaatttgtagtactCTTAATATCACTCTTTCAAACAATATTGCATGAACCTTAACAAGACAGGAAAAGGTTCAAATCTGCAGTTCTGAGCACCAACTTATATTTGCAATATTAAGAGAATAGCAATATCATTAATGTGGATCAATTTAGCAAGCTCTTACAACTAGACAAATATCAACGTTGAGAACCAGGAAACAATGAGGCTTTGAGAATTTCACAATCATGGAAGTACATCATGCTAAGGCTCTGATACAAAATGGATTTTAGTAGGAGAAAGTTTGATAAATCACAACTCCCAAGAAAACAGAAAACAGAGATAATGCATTATTCAAACCACACatgcacagagagagagagagagagagagagaggttgttATTAAAGCAATCATAACTAAACTGAAAAGcataagttcttttttttttttttttgataaatgaaaagCATAAGGTATTATCTGAATAATTCATCAGAAACAAAGGGAATGACAATGGCCCTACAGAGGGAAAATTTTGAGGAATGACGGGTGGTTTCTGCTTCGAAACCTTCTCTTAGGTAGCCTCAGTAAGTGGTATCATTCATAGACATATCACCAATTATCTCAACATTTGTATAATACACCAGTCAAATTTTAAGCAGGTGCAAAGAATAAGTCAGATAATTCAACCCAGAGCTTAAAGGTCCACATGCAGAACTTTATCAAGGCAAACTGTTACAATAATGGGCCCGGCCAAATCCCCCAGAGCACAGCCTGCAATATAGTGCATAATTTAGCGGaggataatataaaatatggaAAAGCCCATACATTATTATCTACTGGAGATTCAATTTGTtaatcaaaatccaataaaagcTTACCAATCCACTGGCCAATTGAAGGACGAAAAAGGGTGGCACCAATCCCAGCCCCAACGGAAGCAAAAACTAATGATGCACTACACCTCACAGTAGCACAAGAGACCTTTTTCCCAAGAAGTTTAGCCTTTTCTTCTCTATCAAAATCATCTTTCCCTTCTTTAATTATAGATGAAAAGTATCTGTAGACTTCAATGCCAACTTGGACAAGCCATGATGCAGCAACTCCTAAAAAGTGTCCTGTGTATCAAAATGAGGCACAAAACAATGAAGTTGGCACCTGAgcaaagaattacaaaaaacaGAAAGAATGCCAATATATAAGGCTTTACCTCTGAGAGTTGTTCTGCTAACACTGCAGAAGTAAACAAATGTAGGCATCCTTCTTGCAGCTTTCCGCACAGCAGATTTGGGAACATCTATACATGTTGATGATATGCATAAGTTGTTTAGAATACTATTCGACTAGAgttttttatgttataataaatATCTCTGAATCATTTTCTCTTCCAGCCATAACTAAGTCCATCTCCTCTATCAAATGTAAGTAGTCCATTGATTCTTCTTTTATATCTGATGagtaaaataaaacaaatacacattcGAAATACTTTTAAATGCAAGCACCTTTCAGAAGTTTCCATGCCATCCTCTGTGAAACATGGTGAACAGCAATTCGTTCCAGCACCCGTCTAGTAGTTACAACAGTAGTCTGTAACAATAAATAGAAGATCGCCAGGTAAATTTAGTATCCAAAAGTTACAAGCTGAGTTTCGTATCTTCCACAGAAATGGAATGAAgaaaatgggggggggggggttgaaaTGTAAACCTTTGTAGCAAACAAAATTGAATTCCAAAATCAAGAGAAGGCAAAATTGcataaataaactataaaaaactGACTCCCTGGCACCAGTTTAGGTAAACATTATCAATAAGAGGGTTCAGAAACAATAATATAGAGCTTTTCAAAGGGCAATACAAAACTTTAAATACAACAATACCATGGTGTTCAAAGAGCAATactttaaagtgttaatttagaaaaaaaaaaaaaaaaatctaggacaAGAAAGCTGTCCAGGAGGCAGGAACCAATTATCATACAAAATCCAATGAGTACACTTCTGAACATggttataagtaaataaatacttTCCCATAGAAAGTTAAAAATGGCAAATGAAAAGAGCCATGTCTAGCAGCTCAAATCTTCATAAAGAGGAAACTGACAGTCGATATAAGGGAAAGCACAAGAACAGTAAAAATAGGCTAAAATAGGCAAATTCATTCATAGAGTTCAAGTCATATTTTGTTGTAAATAATTCTACAAAGCCCATAATCCATTTGTAACTTAGGCTCAAggttttttcattgttttgagCCCTCCAATTCTCATTGGACCTATGCTTAAAATggattatgatttttttgggcCTCACTATCTCCTTGTTACTAATAAAGATAAGCCTCCACCTTAAATGATGGAGCAGCTCAGACCAAGGAGAATAAAATCAAAGAGAGCAGCTTATTGGAGGATTACACTGAGCATCAAATTATGGACCTCACTTTATTCTATCTAGTGGAAAAAGAAATTATCCACACAAAAATGTCTAAAACTAAAATGGCGGAGGACAAGATGTGAAGCATAGAGATTATTATACCATTCCAAGGGGGGTCGACTCATGCTCAACAAGAGTATGCCATCtactttatctatatatatcatGTCCCTATTCACCATGCTCAGTAATGTAGCTAATAGATTGGAGAAGCTTCAATGGGATTTCCCAAGGGGAGGATTAGGGCAAGAAGAAAATTCGCCTTGTAGATTAGGGCACTGCTACTAGGCCTTTACATCAGGTGGGGATTAGAAAGTGGAGAACCTTTAATTAGGCGTTGTTGGGAAActggctttggctttggcttttcAATCAGGAACAGGATCTTCTATGGAGGACAAGGGGGGGGTGGCAAAATATGGTTAACTAGTAGAAGGTTGGGGAGTTAGAGCACACAGCCAGTACAACATTCTTATGGTTATAGTCTTTGGAAAGCATTTAGAGCAGGACAGGATTCTTTCACTGGATTTGTTGGCTTTGCCCAAGGTGACAGATGAAGGATAAGATTTTGGGATTCTAAACGAGGCTCAACTTCTTCATTCTCTGCATTGTTTCAGCTAGCTGTAAACAGAGAGGATATAGTGTCGGACTGTATTAAGTTGAGAAATGGAAaattcctcctttttttttataggtaagaaATGGAGAAATCCTCTAGAAACCTACGTTCATTCGAGATGCTAATGATTTGAAGTTACAAATgtctaatcaattttttaaaactcttttCAATATGGGTTCTTACCAATGAGGGGGATAGAATTCTTTGAAGCTTGGTAAGGACAAACACTTCAGTGTCTGTTCTTTCTATGAGGTGTTGAAAGGCATAGGCTGTTTGGACTTCCCCTAGAGAGCTATTTGGCAGGTTAAAATCCCAAATAAAGTTGCTTTCTTTGTGCGGATTGCAAAAATTTGCAACATGGGAGAACGTTCTTACTAAATGTAACTTAGTAAGAAGGGGGTATGGTGATGGTAAATAGgcgtgttatgaataaaagtagTGAAGAAATGGTGGACCACTTATTGCTTCATTATCTTGTGGCAATGGGATTATGGCACTTTATATTACTAGCTTTTAGAGCTAGTTGGGTGATGCCAATGACAGTGAAAGGAATGTTACAAGAGTGGCGACGTTGATGATGACCAAAATCATTCAGAAATAGCGTGTGGAATGTGGTTCCGAAGGGTTTAATGTGGTTTATTTTGATGGAGTGGACTAAGAGGGTTTTTAAAGATAAAGTAACTACTACATTGGAGATTCATCCAACTCTTTTTATGTTTCCTATCATAGTATGAATATAAATTTATCACCCTTGACAAATAAATTACATGCATACAAATGAGTTCCCTTGAATGCATAAGAGCTGAACCATAAGACATTATGAAATAGACAGCAGGGAATATCAAAACAACACACCTCACGGACGATTTGCTTCACTGATTTTTTGAAAGGAACAACCAAATCTACACGGCGCTCTTCTTGATTGTCCTGAAGGAAGTCCTCATCATCCTCTTCCATGTTTGAACGAGGCTCCAAAAGAGGCAAATAAAACAATAGAAACGACCTCAAGGTAGTCATACCAAATGTCCTCAATTCAAAAGCCGAGAATAAAGGTTTTAACTCAATTGTGTACTCTTTTGTTCTGTAATTCAGAGAATCTTGCTTAAAGAAATTTGAAGCTGCACTTCGGATATTAGAAATGTAATCTTCAGACAATGCCGCACCAGCATCACAATAAGCAACTGATGGCCCAAAATTTCTGCAGTGTAAATAATACAAGTCaatatacagtttttttttttttttgtgtataagTCAATATACAGTTATAGGACATTTGTTAACACAGCCCTAAACATTCACTAGAAGAACCAAGTAGCCAGTTTCAAATGAAAGCAATATCTAAGAAAAGATTTAATTTGGTGTCCATAGATTAGacgacaaaaaaaaatctgcataGGACAAAACATCACCACATGTAGCTATGGAGCTCACTTTTCTGCAGCAACCAAATGCAGATTAAGATTAAATACACTAAAATTGCATTGATTTCTAATACACTTAATTTTTTCAAGATACCCATTCAGATACTATCATTACAAATATACTGCTGGTTCCTCGGAAAATGCAACCATCTCAGGAGTAATTTAGTGTGGCACATCCAAACCAAACTAACAGAGAGCTTTGAAATATAAATCTAAAAGAATGAAGCAACAAATTTCCCATGTCAAACAACTGCCAGTCATACCACTCAATAATAGATAAGTCTATATTATACCTAATATCTCCATTCTCAACTCGTTTACTATACCGACTTTAAATCATGCCTAATAATAATTCACAGCCAATCAAATCAAAAATCAAGGCCAAGTTTATAGCCTTAATCACATTTTACAACAACAATGAAACGGAGAAGTGAAGAATAGCCTAGTGACTCATGTACTTTACCAACTTTAAACTCTGCCTACGAACTCAAGTCATACAAAATCAAGTCCAATCTGATAATTTATATCAAATTCTTCAACAATTACAAAATAGACAATTGGAAAAGCAATAACCTTTAGTTGACCAATACCTATTTGCCTTATCCATacaaaaccaataaaaactATTATCAAGCAATTCAATACTTCATCTACTCAACACACACAATTGACCGTACCCACTTAACTCAAGCAAGTCCATACCCAATGATGAATCCATATAATACCAACCCAAACCATTATTACCCAATTGAATTCTcaacccacacacacacatagagtgagagagagagtacccaAAAAAAGCCCTAGAGGCAAAAGGGTGTGCGGCAGCGACGGAGGCGGCGGCGGCAGAGGCTGCAGCGGTGGCTGAGATCAACCCATTAGTGTGGAGGCTTTGACCTGTATATAAACTTGGTTTGTTCCTTAACAGAtccaaaattatagaaattCCCGACATTGTTGGTGTCTACTATcccaaaaccaatcacaaagaTACAaactttcttatcttttttacCATACCCAGTAAGAAAAAACTCAACTTTCTGGGAAAATCTTCCTGGGTTTCTCTTATTTTCCTGAGAAAATAACTGGGTTTGGTTTAGAAGAGTGAAGGAGATCGAGTTTATTGTAGTATATTGCAGAGAGATATGAGACAAAGAAGGTTCGAGTGTGCAGCCTTACGACAGAGAGAGAGTGACTTAGAGAAGAGTGGGGGACAAATTACCGTACCCTCGTGTGGTTATTCTAAGGCCAATCAGGTTTGTTTCTCGGGTTTTTAGGATCTACTGAATATTTacctcaaaaaataataaaaaggatCTACTGAATACTACTAGTCTACTACTAAATAGTAAAACCTTGCTTGTAGAATCCGTTTATAACCAGTTTTGCGATTCTAAACTGCTGCACGTAGCTTTAGGGTTAGTGTGTAAATTTAAATCTTTATTCTATTATGCTAAGTATTGAATTTAAGTTCTCCTTCTCCtacttcaaataaaataaaattaaaaaaaaaaaacccttgctTGTAGTTGTAGCCTTGGGACTGCTTTACAAACTTAGACTTTTGCTTTGAGAATAAACTATGCTATAAATGGAAAGtttaagtaaaaaagtaatttacaataaattttttattataaattttaagtgataggtttgttactttttttttttttttataggagttacttattattattgattggtaaataaaataattttaatagttagTTCagatttgaaccaataataacctatcatttaaaatttattataaaagtattataaaaatgttgtgaatataacactttttttaatttaaattcaacttattcatttgtttcgctttaaaaactaaaatgtaacatttttagcattttagtatgtttattttaatgtaaaatttggttaaatttaaaaatgttttttgttaTCTGccaaattttgttaatatatatatttttttattataaattcttttacaaaacacACATGGTGGCTTTGCTCCCCTTATGTGGTGGCTGGGTCATCAGTGTAATGGCGAGGGCAGCCAAACTAGTGGCAGGGACTCAAAGGCACCTATTTTGATGATTTATGCttgaaaaaattatgttataccaaacacttgaaaatgcataaaaaaaacacttgaaaatattttgacgtaaatattcaaaaaaaaaaatttaacaaatgaaGTTTATGGGGCTATTTATGACTATAATtatgtattagtttttttttttttttgaaaggtaaTTATGTATTAGTTCAATAAGTcacataactcattaaaaaGTAATGTCACTAAAATcatatattgataattttttcaataaaagaaGATAGTGGATTAGAGTAAAATAATCTTAAACTGATTTAAAGCCAAACATATTACTGTAATCTGTGCCTTTTGACCttgttgggttttgggttgGGAAAATTCTAGGAACCAAACTGCAGCTTGGTTCTGCCTTGCActaaaagcctttttttttttttttttaataaccaaaaaaaaaaggtaaaaaggaAAACTTGTGAAAGGAAGAagtgcctttttctttttcttttttgttgaattgcctttttcttttttgtcactTTCGTTTTAACcctttgtttatgttttttttttggtcaagtccaacaatttttttttattttcaaattaacccctaaacttttataaaatatgacaatctaaacattttttcaatatttattaGAAACCACAAATCAAGTTACAGAGGATAAGGGCATGTTAAGTTAGGGTGTTAGAACAacagtttttagtatttaaacactaaaaattgtagtaaaaaaaatgtatttggtAATGGTGTTTTTTACTGAAGTGTATGAGATACGTTGCTCATTTTAAGGTATTTAAACACTCTTAATTTAGAAAACTCATCTtaccaattttcaattttcaattttcaatattgTAAAAACTCTCCTCTCCGTAAGAGCACTTCTTCTTACTATGGGTGAGCCTTTCTTACACTACTCCGATGGCCGTGGTGGTCATGGATTCTAATTTCCCCGATAAGCTTAGTAAGATATCACTCACCGAAGATGAGGAACTGGATATCGCTGTGCGGGTTACCCATCGTAAAGAAATCATTGAGGAATGCTCCCTTAGCATGCTTGAACAATTTTTGAACAATAAACGGATTAATCTCGAGGCGGCAAAGAACCTTCTATGCTTGGTGTGGTGACTGGGGAACGATCTTAAGATTGTGTAGGTGGGTGAAGGGCTACTTCAATTCAAGTTTTCTTTGGAGACCCAACTAAAGTAGGTCGTTGATAACGGGCTTTGGTGCTTTGATAATCATCTCTTAGTACTCCAACAATGGGAGAAAGGATTATCGGTGATAAATGTCTCTTTCCATAGTATACAACTATGGGTTTAAGTGTGGGGTTTGCCCTTCGACCTAATGAACGACGAGGCAGGGAGGGAGATTAGAAGTGGGCTAGGTGAGGTCTTGGACATGGATGTTAAGGCCATAAACTCTGAACGGGCATGCTTTCTCCAGTGGTTAGTCATAAGGGTGATAAGACATGGGTTGCCTTTAAGTATGAGCGAATGGTAGGGTTATGCTTCTCATGTGGAAGACTCGGGCATGAGTTGAAGGGCTGTCCTCATTAACGAttgtcacaaaacccaacagaTAGCAAGGATACTCCAAATAGTGACTGGATGAAGGCTGGTGGTCGACGAAGCATGGAGGGACCACAAGCCCATGAACGTAACACACCGCAATAGTAGCACAATGGTGGCAGCAACGGATGAAGTAGGGCTTTGTCTCCCTCTGAACATATTGAGTTGCTGACTACGACTGAGACCACGGTGAAATCCTTGGGGGAGAATAATTGCGTGAACCCAAATATAGGGGGTGGGGATCCTAGTGGGCCCAAGGAGCAATTAATGGGCACTGATTTTTCGCAGTTTAATGCTCCATAGAGTACTGAAGAGGAAATAAACAATATCTATGGGATCCAACCCGTGACTTTAGACCAATGCCATATTGGGATAGttaacaaacacaaactcatgGGGTGGGGAGCATGTTATTGGTGATGATAGTGAGACATGCAAACCAAACCACGTGAGCAAGAATACTCACTCCCAACATGTGCAACCTAGGTGGTAGCGAATAGAATGTATACAAGAAAATGATGGGATGAACAGTAAGGATGGGATTTTTGATAAAGTAGGAGACAAGAGATTGCATGAAAGTGTTTCAGTGGAGTTTGAACCCGATGTTACTAGGGATGGAAAAAGTATCAAAACTAGGTGGACCTTACTTATATGGATGCATCAACGATAGAGGCTGTGATGTAGCCCACCGAGCACAATGATCATCATTAGCTGGAATTGTCGAGGGTTTAAGAACCAAT from Castanea sativa cultivar Marrone di Chiusa Pesio chromosome 6, ASM4071231v1 includes:
- the LOC142640685 gene encoding uncharacterized protein LOC142640685 encodes the protein MSGISIILDLLRNKPSLYTGQSLHTNGLISATAAASAAAASVAAAHPFASRAFFGNFGPSVAYCDAGAALSEDYISNIRSAASNFFKQDSLNYRTKEYTIELKPLFSAFELRTFGMTTLRSFLLFYLPLLEPRSNMEEDDEDFLQDNQEERRVDLVVPFKKSVKQIVRETTVVTTRRVLERIAVHHVSQRMAWKLLKDVPKSAVRKAARRMPTFVYFCSVSRTTLRGHFLGVAASWLVQVGIEVYRYFSSIIKEGKDDFDREEKAKLLGKKVSCATVRCSASLVFASVGAGIGATLFRPSIGQWIGCALGDLAGPIIVTVCLDKVLHVDL
- the LOC142640571 gene encoding zinc transporter 11, whose amino-acid sequence is MYRSLSFCCFFFLLLILSASAHSGHDDGDGDSSEKGSVDLRAKPLVLVKIWCLVIIFVGTFVGGVSPYFFKWNEGFLVLGTQFAGGVFLGTAMMHFLSDANETFKDLTTKTYPFAFMLACAGYLLTMVADCVISYVFRSDEKTGDLELQGGFEQGYSTKNGVTSQSQNQVHHFLAPAGSVGDSILLIVALCFHSVFEGIAIGVAETKDDAWKALWTISLHKIFAAIAMGIALLRMIPNRPLLSCAAYAFAFAISSPIGVAIGIIIDATSQGAVADWIFAISMGIACGVFIYVSINHLLAKGYRPQKTVTVDTPHHKFLAVLLGIGVIAVVMIWDT